One Fusobacterium ulcerans DNA segment encodes these proteins:
- a CDS encoding M50 family metallopeptidase, protein MNILIAILVLGIIIFIHELGHFLTAKFFKMPVSEFSIGMGPQVYSYETMKTTYSFRAIPLGGFVNIEGMEVGSEVEDGFNSKPPLARFVVLFAGVFMNFLLAFILIFTMIYSNGKYIQNKEPVIGNVLSESKGSKVIFPKDKILKIDGVNIKEWNDISKALAEKDPKTPIQVELERAGEIKNVDLELTEDPESKRYIVGILPEYTIEKYGALEAARMSLFSFEKIFSDTLGGLKLIVSGKVKSEEISGPIGIIKVVGDASKEGVGILVWLTALLSVNVGILNLMPLPALDGGRILFVILELIGMKVNKKFEERLHTAGMLILFAFIFYITANDIFNLTR, encoded by the coding sequence ATGAACATATTAATAGCTATTCTGGTCTTGGGGATAATAATATTTATACATGAACTTGGACATTTTCTTACAGCTAAATTTTTCAAAATGCCTGTAAGTGAATTTTCAATTGGAATGGGACCACAAGTGTACTCATACGAGACAATGAAAACAACATATTCCTTCAGAGCTATTCCTCTTGGAGGATTTGTAAATATAGAAGGAATGGAAGTAGGAAGTGAAGTAGAAGATGGATTTAACAGCAAACCACCTTTAGCGAGATTTGTAGTGCTTTTTGCAGGAGTTTTTATGAATTTTCTTCTTGCGTTTATATTAATTTTCACTATGATTTATTCAAATGGAAAGTATATTCAGAACAAAGAACCTGTAATAGGAAATGTGCTTTCAGAAAGTAAAGGAAGCAAAGTTATTTTTCCTAAAGATAAGATATTGAAAATAGATGGAGTAAATATTAAAGAGTGGAACGATATAAGTAAGGCACTTGCTGAAAAGGATCCAAAGACACCTATACAAGTGGAGTTGGAAAGAGCAGGAGAAATAAAAAATGTAGATCTTGAATTAACAGAAGATCCAGAGAGTAAGAGATATATAGTAGGAATACTTCCTGAATATACTATAGAAAAATATGGAGCATTGGAAGCAGCAAGAATGAGTCTTTTTAGTTTTGAAAAAATATTTTCTGATACTCTTGGAGGACTTAAACTTATTGTAAGCGGAAAAGTAAAATCAGAGGAAATAAGTGGTCCTATTGGTATAATAAAAGTAGTAGGAGATGCATCTAAAGAAGGTGTAGGAATATTGGTATGGTTGACTGCACTTTTATCAGTAAATGTAGGAATTTTAAACCTTATGCCCTTACCAGCTTTGGACGGTGGAAGGATACTTTTTGTTATTTTAGAACTAATAGGCATGAAAGTAAATAAAAAGTTTGAAGAAAGATTACACACTGCGGGAATGCTAATTCTTTTTGCATTTATTTTTTACATAACAGCCAATGATATTTTTAATTTGACAAGATAG
- a CDS encoding dTMP kinase: MGKLIVIEGTDSSGKETQTKKLFERLLAEKYNVKKISFPNYDSPACEPVKMYLAGKFGEDAMKVNPYPVSMMYAIDRYASYKMDWEKFYKEEGIIVTDRYVTSNMVHQASKIATEDEKSVYLDWLDELEYDKMDIPRPDLIIFLNMPTEMALKLMEERNNKITGEQKKDIHERDAAYLEKSHANACSIAEKYGWKEIKCTDGDRLKTIDEIGEEVYKLVRNII, translated from the coding sequence ATGGGAAAACTTATAGTTATAGAGGGAACAGATTCCAGCGGAAAAGAAACACAAACAAAAAAGTTGTTTGAAAGACTTCTGGCAGAAAAATATAATGTAAAAAAAATATCATTTCCAAACTATGACAGCCCTGCATGTGAACCAGTGAAAATGTATCTGGCAGGAAAATTTGGAGAAGATGCAATGAAAGTAAATCCTTATCCTGTATCAATGATGTATGCCATAGATAGATATGCTTCTTATAAAATGGATTGGGAAAAGTTCTATAAAGAAGAAGGGATAATAGTAACAGACAGATATGTTACATCTAATATGGTACATCAGGCATCTAAGATAGCAACTGAAGATGAAAAGTCTGTATATTTAGATTGGCTAGATGAGTTGGAATATGACAAAATGGATATTCCAAGACCTGACCTTATTATATTTCTGAATATGCCTACAGAGATGGCATTAAAACTTATGGAAGAAAGAAATAATAAAATAACTGGAGAACAGAAAAAAGATATTCATGAAAGAGATGCAGCTTATCTGGAAAAATCTCATGCAAATGCTTGCAGCATAGCAGAGAAATATGGATGGAAAGAGATAAAATGTACAGATGGAGACAGACTGAAAACTATTGATGAAATAGGAGAAGAGGTATATAAATTAGTCAGAAATATCATCTGA
- a CDS encoding sigma-54-dependent transcriptional regulator yields the protein MKNAILAISERKETLKQIRKELSEQYEIITFNNLLDALDMLRESDFDIVLLDEYLTWFNFAEAKRKLNGIGKDFVVVGLLDDETEEVLQELRNADIYNYLMKPVELREMNRIIMPALKNLEILKEKRKLEEKLLSTEEESEIVGQSSRIKDVKNLIEKVAESDLTVLITGENGIGKELVAKEIYKKSDRRKNNYIVVSCASMPEETMERELFGFERGAFTGANSSKKGLLEEADGGTMFLDDISAMDIKTQAKLLRVIEYGELRRVGGNKTRRVDVRFIVASDKDLKDETEKGKFRKDLYHRLTVFPIEVPPLRDRKEDVPLLANYFLNKIVRELHRDTPVISGEAMKYLMEYSYPGNIRELRNMIERMVILSTDKIIGVEDLPLEIKMKSDTVENKTVVGVGPLKDILEQEIYSLADVEKVVIAIALQKTRWNKQETSKLLGIGRTTLYEKIRKYGLDFK from the coding sequence ATGAAGAATGCTATATTAGCTATTTCAGAAAGAAAAGAAACTTTAAAACAAATAAGAAAAGAACTTTCAGAACAATATGAGATCATAACATTCAATAATCTTCTAGATGCACTAGATATGCTGAGAGAGAGTGATTTTGATATCGTTTTATTGGACGAATATCTAACATGGTTCAATTTTGCAGAGGCAAAAAGAAAATTGAATGGAATTGGAAAAGATTTTGTTGTTGTAGGATTATTAGACGATGAAACTGAAGAAGTACTTCAAGAATTAAGAAATGCAGATATTTACAACTATTTAATGAAACCAGTAGAATTAAGAGAAATGAACAGAATTATAATGCCAGCTCTTAAAAATCTGGAAATATTGAAGGAAAAAAGAAAACTTGAAGAGAAACTATTAAGCACAGAAGAAGAAAGTGAAATAGTAGGACAATCTTCAAGAATTAAGGATGTAAAAAATCTTATAGAAAAAGTGGCTGAAAGTGATCTTACAGTTCTTATTACAGGTGAGAACGGAATTGGAAAAGAGCTTGTAGCTAAAGAAATATACAAGAAAAGCGACAGAAGAAAAAATAACTATATAGTAGTAAGCTGTGCATCTATGCCAGAAGAAACTATGGAAAGAGAACTTTTCGGATTTGAAAGAGGGGCATTTACAGGAGCTAACTCTAGTAAAAAAGGACTATTAGAAGAAGCAGATGGAGGAACTATGTTCCTTGATGATATTTCAGCTATGGATATCAAAACTCAAGCTAAACTTTTAAGAGTAATTGAATATGGAGAATTAAGAAGAGTTGGAGGAAATAAGACTAGAAGAGTGGATGTAAGATTCATTGTAGCTAGTGATAAAGATCTTAAAGATGAGACTGAAAAAGGAAAATTCAGAAAAGATCTATACCATAGATTGACTGTATTCCCAATTGAAGTTCCACCATTAAGAGACAGAAAAGAAGATGTACCTCTTCTTGCTAACTACTTCTTAAATAAAATAGTAAGAGAACTTCATAGAGATACTCCAGTTATTTCAGGAGAAGCTATGAAATATTTAATGGAATATTCATATCCTGGAAATATCAGAGAACTTAGAAATATGATAGAAAGAATGGTAATTCTTTCTACTGATAAAATAATAGGTGTAGAAGATCTTCCTCTTGAAATAAAAATGAAATCTGATACAGTTGAAAATAAAACAGTAGTAGGAGTAGGACCATTAAAAGATATTCTTGAACAAGAAATCTATAGTCTTGCAGATGTTGAGAAAGTTGTTATAGCTATAGCTCTTCAAAAAACTAGATGGAATAAACAAGAAACTTCTAAACTTCTTGGAATTGGAAGAACTACTCTTTATGAAAAAATTAGAAAATATGGTTTAGATTTTAAATAG
- a CDS encoding peptidylprolyl isomerase yields MTGNTLIMAIRKFRKQMKPIIWLVTILMVLGGGYATLSSIIGSMSNGHSNYAFKLNGNKISKFEVEKTKATMIDGYSRYLGDKVDRSLIDILAFDEVVNKNLTLEMADKLKVKVSNGDVNDQYDKIENSIGNRDQFKRMLQVQGYTKNTFKKELKDNLTVEQTLAKIQEGINPTDEEINKYYEDNLYTRFSGKPLSDVKNEVITDLKQTKGIEEYVLLLDKARKNMKLENVSQEYKAYVERNEMEEDGFAVSNIEMAKRTLNNLFITNGDRDKARELSKEYYRAQIKLAKIAIERGITVDETLPLDYKFEEYKKGLFENIKNSLNPSDAQLKEYFEKNKLVYDTFPSSDSYIAILKVDASAEDKAAAKAKAEELLKTLTPENFAEVAKKNSDGPSSPNGGDLGWFSKKDMVEPFQKAVFSGEVGKIYPQPVETIFGEHLIYIEDRKDDEERAKASHILIVPKVSEATINIKKAEIEAVKEKLANGTVNFETLSKENKDVLQSSLFSKIDDTGYIPGLGYNEALTKLIFDAPLNKVQTALIEDKFYIFKKTNEVKYKAADFNELKDRVKDDYLNSKTQEELKKLI; encoded by the coding sequence TTGACTGGTAATACATTGATTATGGCAATTAGAAAATTTCGTAAACAAATGAAACCTATTATCTGGTTGGTAACTATCCTTATGGTATTAGGTGGAGGATATGCTACTTTATCAAGTATCATAGGAAGCATGAGCAATGGTCATTCAAACTATGCTTTTAAGCTGAATGGAAATAAAATATCTAAATTTGAGGTAGAAAAAACAAAAGCTACTATGATTGATGGATATTCTAGATATCTAGGGGATAAAGTGGATAGAAGTCTTATAGATATTTTAGCTTTTGATGAAGTTGTAAATAAAAATCTTACATTAGAAATGGCTGACAAATTAAAAGTTAAAGTTTCTAATGGAGATGTAAATGATCAATATGATAAAATAGAAAATTCTATAGGAAATAGAGATCAGTTTAAAAGAATGCTTCAGGTACAGGGATACACTAAGAATACTTTCAAAAAAGAATTGAAAGATAATCTTACTGTAGAGCAAACTCTTGCAAAGATTCAAGAGGGAATTAATCCTACTGATGAAGAAATTAATAAATATTATGAAGATAATCTATATACTAGATTTTCTGGAAAACCTTTGTCTGATGTAAAAAATGAAGTAATAACTGATTTAAAACAAACTAAGGGAATAGAAGAATATGTTCTTCTTCTTGATAAAGCTAGAAAAAATATGAAACTGGAAAATGTTTCACAAGAATATAAAGCATATGTTGAAAGAAATGAAATGGAAGAGGATGGATTTGCAGTATCTAATATAGAGATGGCAAAAAGAACTCTAAATAATCTTTTTATTACTAATGGTGATAGAGATAAAGCCAGAGAATTGTCTAAAGAATATTACAGAGCTCAAATAAAATTGGCTAAAATAGCTATAGAGAGAGGAATAACAGTGGATGAAACACTTCCTCTTGATTATAAATTCGAAGAATATAAAAAAGGACTTTTTGAAAATATAAAAAATTCATTAAATCCTAGTGATGCTCAGTTAAAAGAATACTTTGAAAAAAATAAGCTCGTTTATGATACTTTTCCAAGTTCTGATTCATATATAGCTATTTTAAAAGTTGATGCTTCAGCAGAAGATAAAGCAGCAGCAAAAGCAAAGGCAGAAGAACTTTTAAAAACTCTTACTCCTGAAAATTTTGCAGAGGTAGCTAAAAAGAATTCTGATGGACCAAGTTCACCAAATGGTGGAGATTTAGGATGGTTTTCTAAAAAAGACATGGTTGAACCTTTTCAAAAAGCTGTATTCTCAGGAGAAGTTGGAAAAATATATCCACAACCTGTAGAAACTATATTTGGAGAGCATTTGATATATATAGAAGATAGAAAAGATGATGAAGAAAGAGCAAAAGCAAGTCATATTCTTATTGTTCCTAAAGTATCAGAAGCAACTATTAATATCAAAAAAGCTGAAATAGAAGCAGTAAAAGAAAAACTGGCAAATGGAACAGTTAATTTTGAAACTCTTTCTAAAGAAAATAAGGATGTACTTCAAAGCAGTTTATTTTCTAAGATAGATGATACTGGGTATATTCCAGGATTGGGATATAATGAAGCACTTACAAAATTAATATTTGATGCTCCTTTAAATAAAGTTCAAACAGCTCTTATTGAGGATAAATTCTATATCTTCAAAAAAACAAATGAAGTAAAATACAAAGCAGCTGATTTTAATGAACTTAAAGACAGAGTTAAAGATGATTATCTGAATTCAAAAACTCAAGAAGAGCTTAAAAAGCTTATTTAG
- a CDS encoding phosphatidate cytidylyltransferase has translation MLSRIMVAIVGIPLLIYILYHGGFPLLLFVNVIVGMGAYEFYNMAEMGGKKPHKAAGIVGALLIPNVLFFNELGTLSIDVAGLLAFFVIFLIGYRVLENKVENASVDIGETILGALYISVLFSHVILISFLPNGGKWLLTAQIMVWVCDSFAYFTGMAIGRKIFNRGFSSISPKKSIEGSIGGTVFTIISLYFLEKYFHLLNNRELGMSNIIIIGIFISVIAQIGDLGESMFKREFKVKDSGTILKGHGGILDRFDSMLFVAPTVYYLLKFIVL, from the coding sequence ATGCTTAGTAGAATAATGGTAGCCATAGTGGGGATACCACTGCTTATCTACATATTATATCATGGAGGTTTTCCTTTGCTTCTCTTTGTAAATGTGATTGTAGGTATGGGAGCTTATGAATTTTATAACATGGCAGAAATGGGAGGGAAAAAGCCTCACAAAGCAGCAGGGATAGTTGGAGCTCTTCTTATTCCTAATGTGTTGTTTTTTAATGAGTTAGGAACATTATCAATAGATGTAGCAGGGTTATTAGCTTTTTTTGTCATATTCCTTATAGGATATAGAGTACTGGAAAATAAAGTAGAAAATGCAAGTGTTGATATAGGAGAAACTATTTTAGGTGCACTATATATTTCAGTGCTTTTTTCTCATGTAATCTTAATAAGCTTCCTTCCAAATGGAGGAAAATGGCTTTTAACAGCTCAAATAATGGTTTGGGTATGTGACAGTTTTGCGTATTTTACAGGAATGGCTATTGGAAGAAAGATATTTAACAGAGGGTTCAGTAGTATAAGTCCAAAAAAATCTATTGAGGGATCAATAGGAGGAACTGTATTTACAATAATTTCTTTGTATTTTCTTGAAAAATATTTCCATCTTCTTAACAATAGAGAACTTGGAATGTCTAATATAATAATAATAGGAATATTTATCAGTGTAATAGCTCAAATTGGAGATTTAGGAGAGTCTATGTTTAAAAGAGAGTTCAAGGTAAAGGATTCAGGAACTATTCTTAAAGGACATGGAGGAATATTGGACAGATTTGACAGTATGCTTTTTGTAGCACCTACTGTATATTATCTTCTAAAATTTATAGTGTTGTAA
- the dxr gene encoding 1-deoxy-D-xylulose-5-phosphate reductoisomerase encodes MKRIVVLGSTGSIGTNALEVIKNAEGKFKVIALSGHRNHKLLLEQIREFTPECVAVGTEEGYKEIKAEFPNMRVYLGDEGLKELAMLKDYDILLTAVSGAVGIEATVEGIKNSKRIALANKETMVAAGSYINRLLTEYPKSEIIPVDSEHSAIFQSLLGGKKKEVEKIIITASGGTFRGKKKEELEKVKVEDALKHPNWSMGKKITIDSSSLVNKGLEVIEAHELFGVDYDHIDVLVHPQSVIHSMVQFKDKAVIAQLGAPDMKLPIQYAFTYPKRESNSVFETLDFMKMSTLTFEKVDNETFKGVELAYRAGRTGKSMPAVFNAANEVAVELFMKGKIGFLTIYEIIEGAMDRHEPVEINSVETVKTVDGETRNWVYTEYGK; translated from the coding sequence GTGAAAAGAATAGTTGTATTAGGATCTACTGGAAGTATAGGGACTAATGCTTTGGAAGTAATAAAAAATGCAGAAGGGAAGTTTAAAGTGATAGCTCTAAGTGGGCATAGAAATCATAAACTTCTTTTGGAACAGATAAGGGAATTTACTCCAGAATGTGTAGCAGTAGGAACAGAAGAAGGATATAAAGAGATTAAAGCAGAGTTTCCTAATATGAGGGTATATTTAGGAGATGAAGGATTAAAAGAACTTGCAATGCTGAAAGATTATGATATACTTCTTACTGCTGTCAGTGGAGCAGTAGGAATAGAAGCAACTGTTGAAGGAATAAAAAATAGTAAAAGAATAGCTCTTGCCAATAAAGAAACTATGGTAGCTGCTGGGTCGTATATAAATCGTCTTTTAACAGAGTATCCAAAATCTGAAATAATTCCTGTAGACAGTGAGCATTCAGCTATATTTCAATCTTTATTAGGTGGAAAGAAAAAAGAAGTTGAAAAGATAATAATAACTGCTAGTGGAGGAACTTTCAGAGGAAAGAAAAAAGAAGAGCTGGAAAAAGTAAAAGTGGAAGACGCTTTAAAACATCCAAACTGGTCTATGGGTAAAAAAATAACTATAGACTCATCATCACTTGTAAATAAAGGACTTGAAGTAATAGAAGCTCATGAACTTTTTGGAGTTGATTATGATCATATAGATGTTTTAGTACATCCTCAAAGTGTAATACATTCAATGGTACAGTTTAAAGATAAAGCTGTAATAGCACAGCTTGGAGCACCAGATATGAAGCTGCCAATACAGTATGCTTTTACATATCCAAAGAGAGAGTCAAATTCTGTATTTGAAACACTTGATTTTATGAAAATGTCTACTCTTACATTTGAAAAGGTGGATAATGAGACTTTTAAAGGGGTAGAGCTTGCTTATAGAGCAGGGAGAACTGGAAAATCTATGCCAGCTGTATTTAATGCAGCTAATGAAGTGGCAGTAGAACTGTTTATGAAAGGGAAAATAGGATTCCTTACTATATATGAAATAATAGAAGGAGCTATGGACAGGCATGAGCCAGTGGAAATCAACAGTGTAGAAACAGTTAAGACTGTAGATGGAGAAACAAGAAACTGGGTATATACAGAGTATGGAAAATAG